One genomic region from Reichenbachiella ulvae encodes:
- a CDS encoding alpha/beta hydrolase — MKRPIYYLIAVLLLISHLSLAQTTEVYFQNDSLELEVDIFEPSEANTGKRPLFLYVHGGGFSGGNKTAGHAISQYLAGKGLVAASIQYTLYMKDKNFSCGGVTSEKVKAIQISANQLKMATLFFIENAEKYNIDPTQIFIAGASAGAECILHAAYWDEATMNVYEKPWPADFRYAGMIASSGAIMDLNLIQKDNAIPTLLSHGTCDTAVPYGTAAHHYCPVTATGWLMLFGSHSIYEHLISLDKSTQLYTYCNGSHDYHSYLFKNQKEEVYQFIQSILQKSKVQKHWMVNTQDECGRFSAPSFCE, encoded by the coding sequence ATGAAGAGACCTATTTACTACCTCATTGCAGTCCTTTTATTGATTAGCCATTTGAGTCTGGCTCAAACAACAGAAGTATATTTCCAAAATGACAGCCTGGAGCTGGAAGTAGACATTTTCGAACCTTCTGAAGCAAACACTGGAAAAAGACCTCTGTTTCTTTATGTTCATGGCGGGGGCTTTAGCGGTGGCAACAAAACTGCCGGTCACGCTATCAGCCAATACCTGGCTGGTAAGGGCCTGGTAGCTGCTTCCATCCAATACACCCTCTACATGAAGGACAAAAACTTCAGCTGTGGTGGCGTGACTTCAGAAAAAGTAAAAGCGATCCAGATCAGTGCCAATCAACTCAAAATGGCCACTCTCTTCTTCATCGAAAATGCCGAAAAGTACAACATAGATCCTACTCAAATATTTATAGCTGGCGCCAGTGCTGGAGCCGAATGCATCCTCCATGCAGCCTACTGGGACGAGGCTACCATGAATGTGTACGAAAAGCCCTGGCCTGCTGATTTTCGATATGCCGGGATGATCGCAAGTTCTGGAGCCATCATGGATCTGAACCTGATACAAAAAGACAATGCCATCCCTACCCTTCTCTCTCACGGCACTTGCGACACTGCGGTTCCCTATGGCACAGCAGCCCATCACTACTGTCCAGTGACTGCTACAGGTTGGTTGATGCTCTTTGGATCGCATAGCATATACGAACACCTAATCTCACTGGATAAATCAACGCAATTGTATACCTATTGCAATGGCAGCCATGATTACCATTCCTATCTTTTCAAGAATCAGAAAGAGGAGGTCTATCAATTCATCCAATCCATTCTCCAGAAAAGCAAGGTTCAAAAACACTGGATGGTCAATACTCAAGATGAATGTGGGCGTTTCTCCGCCCCTTCATTTTGTGAATAA
- a CDS encoding SusC/RagA family TonB-linked outer membrane protein — MKLQTLQMWKRFTRPLMILCLTMLWGFAQAQESTVSGKVTDDTGESLPGVSILIKGTAKGTVTDMDGNYSIKVDGPDAVLSYSFIGYLTQEVTVGSRTTIDMNLPMDVQSLEEVIVVGYGEQKKSLSTGAISSVKAKELQTVSTGRIDQALQGRTAGVNIKPTSGSPGAGMKIRIRGTGSNGSSDPLFIIDGVRTGSGGMDYLSPNDVESIEILKDAASAAIYGAEGANGVVIVTTKKGKPNTGVVTYSGQYGVQSAQPGLMSMMDAQQYQTYMEEAAVPGAPTAADVNGIGAGTDWLDETMEDAPQQSHTLSFSGGTEKSTYFVSGTIFQQDGIIGGDKARFNRYTARLNSNHKLKEWLTVGENLSYSYINKSGLAENDEFGGLVASALALDPITPVAYTGNTLPSHVQTALDANQPLVRDSDGNIYGISNYVRGEYGNPLARIDLAKGQTVQNKILGNAFVEIKPIEGLKITSRGGIDAAFQRHHNWSPTFWFSSESLNNTATGSDSWDEWYTWQWENFANYDKTFGDHHVNVLIGNAMQKYTYNNVNGSYSGLFREEDKWSYGDYTPDDIDRIGSRPEYRSLSSYYGRVSYDFAGKYLFNATLRRDGSSMLSDGNQWGTFPSASLGWVISNENFFPSGISDVVNYAKLRVSWGQNGSLSNLSPGQWQSSIATNVGGVIRYPQPDGTYVSGAAPSNLENPFLTWETSEQVDIGLDLRLFNGQLTFTADYYEKKTKDLITPGAPPLFAGNSLPYVNAGDVLNKGFEFDLGFNSEASKEFQYGINVNLSTLKNEVTYLDPNYPKIAGANIGTGWGGVTQFEEGYPVWYFSGYKTAGIFQNQQEIDDYVAENGLTGYNPVPGDPIVIDVDEDGAISPSDQTYIGDPNPDVFFGARVNLAYKGFDFLVFAQGQAGNEVVMGFNRTDRPTANKPEFFFTDRWDGDGSTNDWFRANTSGGLAYSSDYMVFDGSFVKIRQLQLGYTLPSSVTESINVKNVRFYVSLDNFFTFTNYPGMDPEAGSGANNSQGIDRGYYPVPRTFVGGLTFSF; from the coding sequence ATGAAACTACAAACTCTACAAATGTGGAAGAGGTTTACACGACCTCTCATGATTTTGTGTCTTACTATGCTTTGGGGTTTTGCGCAGGCGCAAGAATCCACAGTAAGTGGTAAAGTCACAGACGACACTGGCGAATCATTGCCAGGTGTATCCATCCTGATCAAAGGTACTGCCAAAGGTACCGTGACTGATATGGATGGAAATTACTCCATCAAAGTGGATGGACCCGATGCAGTTTTAAGTTATTCCTTTATTGGTTACCTGACACAGGAAGTAACTGTAGGTAGCAGAACTACTATCGACATGAATCTTCCAATGGATGTTCAATCACTGGAAGAGGTAATCGTGGTAGGATATGGAGAGCAAAAGAAGAGTCTTTCTACTGGCGCCATTTCCTCGGTAAAAGCCAAGGAACTTCAAACCGTATCTACTGGCCGTATCGATCAGGCGCTTCAAGGTAGAACTGCCGGGGTTAACATCAAGCCAACTTCTGGTTCGCCAGGTGCCGGCATGAAAATCAGAATCCGTGGTACGGGCTCTAATGGTAGCTCTGATCCTCTTTTCATCATTGATGGTGTTAGAACTGGATCTGGTGGAATGGATTATCTCAGCCCTAACGACGTAGAATCTATCGAAATCCTTAAAGATGCTGCTTCTGCTGCTATTTATGGAGCGGAAGGTGCCAACGGGGTTGTGATCGTAACGACTAAAAAAGGAAAGCCAAATACGGGAGTGGTTACTTACAGTGGCCAATATGGTGTTCAGTCTGCTCAGCCAGGTCTGATGTCTATGATGGACGCGCAGCAATACCAAACTTACATGGAGGAAGCTGCCGTCCCGGGTGCTCCTACGGCTGCTGATGTCAATGGAATCGGCGCAGGAACAGATTGGCTGGATGAAACCATGGAAGATGCTCCTCAGCAAAGCCATACACTTTCATTCAGTGGCGGAACTGAAAAATCTACTTACTTCGTTTCAGGTACGATCTTCCAACAAGATGGTATCATTGGTGGAGACAAAGCAAGGTTTAACAGATATACCGCCAGATTGAACTCCAATCACAAATTGAAAGAATGGTTGACAGTGGGTGAAAACCTTTCTTATTCTTACATCAACAAAAGTGGTTTAGCTGAAAACGACGAATTTGGAGGATTGGTAGCAAGTGCATTGGCATTAGATCCAATTACTCCAGTGGCTTATACAGGTAACACCCTACCATCACATGTTCAGACAGCTTTGGATGCTAATCAACCATTGGTTAGAGATTCTGATGGCAACATTTATGGTATTTCTAATTATGTAAGAGGTGAATACGGTAATCCATTGGCTAGAATTGACTTAGCTAAAGGTCAAACTGTGCAGAACAAAATCTTAGGTAATGCCTTTGTAGAAATCAAACCAATCGAAGGTCTTAAAATCACTTCTCGTGGAGGTATTGATGCGGCTTTCCAAAGACATCACAACTGGAGTCCAACATTCTGGTTTTCTTCTGAAAGCCTAAATAACACGGCTACAGGTAGTGACAGCTGGGACGAGTGGTACACCTGGCAGTGGGAAAACTTCGCCAACTATGACAAGACATTTGGTGATCACCACGTGAATGTTTTGATAGGTAATGCCATGCAGAAGTACACTTACAACAATGTGAACGGTAGCTATTCAGGCCTATTTAGAGAAGAAGACAAATGGTCGTATGGGGATTATACTCCAGATGATATCGACAGAATCGGTAGCCGTCCAGAATACAGATCGCTTTCTTCTTACTACGGTAGAGTATCTTATGATTTCGCTGGCAAATACCTTTTCAACGCTACATTGAGAAGAGACGGATCCTCCATGCTTTCTGATGGCAACCAGTGGGGCACTTTCCCATCTGCATCTTTGGGTTGGGTGATCAGTAACGAAAACTTCTTCCCAAGTGGAATTTCTGATGTAGTAAACTATGCTAAATTAAGAGTAAGCTGGGGACAAAATGGTAGTTTGTCCAACTTGAGTCCAGGACAGTGGCAATCTTCTATCGCTACCAATGTAGGTGGCGTAATAAGATACCCACAGCCTGATGGCACTTATGTATCAGGAGCTGCTCCATCAAACCTTGAGAATCCATTCTTGACCTGGGAAACCAGTGAGCAAGTAGATATTGGATTGGACTTAAGACTTTTCAATGGTCAACTGACTTTTACAGCAGATTACTATGAGAAGAAAACCAAAGATTTGATCACTCCGGGTGCTCCTCCTCTGTTCGCAGGTAACAGCCTTCCATACGTGAATGCGGGTGATGTTCTGAACAAAGGTTTTGAGTTCGATTTAGGGTTCAATAGTGAGGCAAGCAAAGAATTCCAGTATGGAATCAATGTGAACCTTTCTACTCTCAAAAATGAAGTGACATACCTGGATCCTAACTACCCGAAAATTGCTGGTGCGAATATCGGTACAGGATGGGGTGGTGTGACTCAGTTTGAAGAAGGTTACCCAGTATGGTATTTCAGCGGTTACAAAACAGCCGGTATTTTCCAAAACCAACAGGAGATCGACGACTATGTTGCTGAAAATGGATTGACAGGTTACAACCCAGTACCTGGGGATCCTATCGTCATTGATGTAGACGAGGATGGAGCTATTTCTCCATCAGATCAGACTTATATTGGTGACCCAAATCCAGATGTATTCTTTGGAGCTAGAGTGAACCTGGCATACAAAGGATTTGATTTCTTAGTTTTTGCACAAGGACAAGCGGGTAACGAGGTAGTAATGGGCTTCAACAGAACAGACAGACCTACTGCTAACAAACCTGAGTTCTTCTTCACCGACAGATGGGATGGAGACGGTTCTACTAACGATTGGTTCAGAGCCAATACAAGTGGTGGATTGGCCTATAGCAGTGACTACATGGTATTTGATGGTTCATTCGTAAAAATCCGTCAACTACAGTTAGGTTATACCCTACCTTCAAGTGTAACTGAATCTATCAATGTAAAAAATGTGAGATTCTACGTTTCGCTTGACAACTTCTTCACCTTCACCAATTACCCAGGCATGGATCCTGAGGCAGGCTCTGGAGCCAACAATAGTCAAGGTATCGACAGAGGTTACTACCCAGTACCAAGAACGTTCGTGGGTGGCCTAACATTTAGTTTCTAA
- a CDS encoding glycosyl hydrolase: MKTTHFLCLLLIGLFISYPTLSQKRGMAYGFHSPKDLEVLAPHVSWWYNWSETPESTVAQVYTDYNFEFVPMTWNGNYNSSKLKSYLSEHPEVKYILAFNEPNFLEQANMTPSEVAAAWPELEAIADEFNLEIVGPAVNFCGDCVSENGTTYDDPVQYLDDFFAACTDCRVDHIAVHTYVNTIGALEWFIDLFQKYDKPIWLTEFAGWEENGVINNVNDQISFMESALEFLDNEPSVFRYAWFIGRTSGGINSYAYIDILGSNGQLTALGEVYAAEPFVRDTERVTELPAIIYAEDYNFMEGISLEKTEDLTGDKNVGYIDAGDWLEYHVNLSEESTLDFYIRIASTQTASIRVGIDDTEALVQALPNTGGWQNWQTISGHQLSLSAGEHVVKLEAITAGFNLNWFGIGQTLEEPELPLSASHASPFHFYPNPSDHTIYISQTHQIQRIEVLTMDGKTIYNQPATQQLNVENWNPGLYWIRVTDLNGHTFSNRIVIQ, from the coding sequence ATGAAAACGACACACTTCCTTTGCTTGCTTCTGATAGGGCTGTTCATATCCTACCCTACCCTGTCTCAAAAAAGAGGAATGGCATATGGTTTTCACTCCCCTAAAGACCTGGAAGTACTAGCCCCTCATGTATCATGGTGGTACAACTGGTCCGAAACGCCTGAGAGCACAGTAGCCCAGGTCTATACCGACTACAACTTCGAATTTGTACCCATGACCTGGAATGGGAATTACAATTCAAGTAAGCTAAAGTCATACCTTTCTGAACATCCTGAAGTCAAATACATTTTAGCCTTTAACGAGCCCAATTTTCTAGAGCAGGCCAACATGACACCCTCTGAAGTGGCTGCAGCCTGGCCAGAATTGGAGGCGATTGCAGATGAATTCAACCTGGAAATCGTGGGTCCGGCCGTTAATTTTTGTGGGGACTGTGTCAGCGAGAATGGCACCACCTATGATGATCCTGTCCAATATTTGGATGATTTTTTTGCGGCCTGTACAGATTGCCGAGTAGACCACATCGCGGTTCATACCTATGTCAATACCATCGGCGCTCTCGAGTGGTTCATCGATCTTTTCCAGAAATATGATAAGCCCATCTGGCTAACAGAATTTGCCGGTTGGGAAGAGAATGGAGTGATCAACAATGTTAATGATCAAATCAGCTTCATGGAAAGCGCATTGGAGTTCCTTGACAATGAACCCAGCGTCTTTAGATATGCCTGGTTCATCGGCCGTACCTCAGGAGGTATCAATAGCTACGCTTACATTGATATATTAGGATCAAATGGTCAGCTCACAGCTTTGGGAGAAGTCTATGCAGCAGAACCTTTTGTCAGAGATACAGAAAGAGTCACTGAGCTCCCTGCCATCATCTATGCGGAAGATTACAATTTCATGGAAGGCATTTCTCTGGAAAAAACTGAAGATTTAACAGGAGACAAAAACGTGGGCTATATAGATGCAGGAGACTGGTTAGAATATCATGTCAATCTCAGCGAAGAATCCACTCTTGATTTCTATATCCGAATTGCCAGCACCCAAACAGCCAGCATTCGAGTTGGGATAGATGACACTGAAGCACTTGTCCAAGCTTTACCTAACACAGGAGGATGGCAAAACTGGCAAACGATTAGTGGCCATCAACTCTCTCTTAGTGCAGGAGAACATGTCGTCAAACTAGAAGCCATCACCGCAGGCTTCAATCTCAACTGGTTCGGTATAGGTCAAACTCTGGAAGAACCTGAACTACCTTTATCCGCTTCGCATGCTTCTCCCTTCCACTTCTACCCTAACCCAAGCGATCACACCATCTACATTTCTCAAACTCACCAGATTCAGCGAATCGAAGTGCTAACTATGGATGGAAAAACCATTTACAATCAGCCTGCCACACAACAATTGAATGTGGAGAATTGGAACCCCGGACTTTATTGGATCAGAGTCACCGACCTAAATGGACATACTTTTTCAAATCGAATAGTCATACAGTAA
- a CDS encoding glycoside hydrolase family 3 N-terminal domain-containing protein — protein sequence MKKILLSALAAATIITGCSISQGSEQKVSVEGNQEVESLLSQMTLEEKVGQMAQITLDVISKGDNVYSSYEPLQLNEDLVRKAVLEYHVGSILNTANNRARTTEKWFEVISGIQKIATEESRLKIPVIYGIDAIHGTTYTAGATMFPQEIAQAATFNRELVRKGAEICAYETRASAIPWNFSPVLDMGRDPRFPRIWEGLGEDVYLTSQLGVEMIKGYEGANNDISNPHKVASCLKHFLGYSVPTSGKDRTPTFIPEVELRERHIPAFKAAIDAGAHTVMINSGIINGTPVHANYDLLTKLLKEELGFKGVAVTDWADIDNLHNRDKVADSPKEAVKLAINAGIDMAMIPYSYDFCTHLVELVNEGEVSMSRIDDAVRRILTLKYELGLFEKPVTDYKEYKAFGSEQYELAAYNAAAEAITLLKNKEGILPLSKGTKVLVTGPNANSMRSLNGGWTYSWQGDKVEEFAGEYNTILEAIENINGKNNTTFSTGVSYIETGKYWEETKDINSAVSAAKGSDLIVLCLGENSYTEKPGDLHDLTISSNQIELTKALAKTGKPIVLVLNEGRPRLIKDIEPLVDAVVQTYLPGNFGGDALADILFGKVNPSGKLPYTYPMYANTLVTYDHKPSEEQNKMEGVYDYESDFAIQYPFGFGLSYTTFSYQNLKLSKDELGADEEFTVSIEVSNTGDVEGKEVVQLFVSDHYASITPDVKRLRGFEKIALKPGETQTVSFQLSGRDLAFVAKDLQWTVEKGGFSAMIGDQKADFNITETKAFGPKDQIL from the coding sequence ATGAAGAAAATATTATTAAGTGCTTTGGCTGCAGCCACTATTATCACAGGCTGCTCCATATCACAAGGAAGTGAACAAAAGGTAAGTGTAGAAGGCAATCAAGAGGTAGAATCACTACTTTCCCAAATGACGCTGGAAGAAAAAGTGGGCCAAATGGCACAGATCACTCTGGATGTAATCTCCAAGGGAGACAATGTCTATTCCAGCTATGAGCCCCTTCAGCTCAACGAAGATTTAGTTAGAAAAGCTGTTTTGGAATACCATGTTGGCTCAATTTTGAATACGGCTAACAATAGAGCAAGAACTACAGAAAAGTGGTTCGAAGTAATCAGCGGAATACAGAAGATAGCGACCGAAGAGTCGAGACTTAAAATTCCGGTAATCTATGGAATAGACGCGATACATGGCACCACCTATACCGCAGGTGCTACCATGTTCCCTCAGGAAATCGCCCAGGCTGCCACTTTCAATAGAGAGTTGGTAAGAAAAGGAGCAGAAATCTGTGCCTATGAAACCCGTGCATCAGCCATTCCATGGAACTTCTCCCCTGTGCTGGACATGGGCAGAGATCCTCGATTCCCAAGAATATGGGAAGGATTGGGAGAAGACGTTTATCTGACTTCTCAGTTAGGTGTAGAGATGATCAAAGGCTATGAAGGAGCGAACAACGATATCAGCAACCCACATAAGGTGGCCTCTTGTTTAAAACACTTCCTGGGCTATTCGGTACCCACCTCGGGAAAGGACAGAACTCCTACTTTCATCCCAGAGGTGGAACTAAGAGAGCGACATATTCCTGCTTTCAAAGCGGCAATTGATGCAGGTGCACACACCGTCATGATCAACTCAGGCATCATCAATGGCACCCCGGTGCATGCCAACTATGATCTACTGACCAAACTGCTTAAAGAAGAATTAGGCTTCAAAGGAGTGGCAGTAACCGACTGGGCTGACATTGACAATCTACACAACAGAGACAAAGTGGCTGACTCACCAAAAGAGGCGGTAAAGCTTGCCATCAATGCTGGAATAGACATGGCCATGATTCCATACAGCTATGACTTTTGCACACATTTAGTGGAATTGGTGAATGAAGGCGAAGTATCCATGTCAAGAATTGATGATGCAGTGAGAAGAATTTTGACTCTCAAATATGAACTAGGCCTTTTTGAAAAACCTGTCACGGATTATAAAGAATACAAGGCTTTTGGTAGCGAGCAATATGAGTTGGCAGCTTATAACGCAGCTGCAGAAGCCATTACTCTACTGAAAAACAAAGAAGGGATTCTTCCGCTATCAAAAGGAACAAAAGTATTGGTCACTGGACCTAATGCTAATAGCATGAGAAGCCTAAATGGCGGATGGACTTACTCCTGGCAAGGAGACAAAGTAGAAGAGTTTGCGGGTGAGTACAACACGATTCTGGAGGCCATTGAGAACATCAATGGTAAGAACAATACTACATTCTCCACAGGAGTCTCTTACATAGAGACTGGCAAGTATTGGGAGGAGACGAAAGACATCAACTCAGCGGTAAGCGCTGCAAAAGGATCGGATCTCATCGTGCTTTGTTTAGGCGAAAACAGCTACACCGAAAAACCTGGTGATTTGCATGATCTCACGATTTCTTCGAACCAAATTGAATTGACCAAGGCATTGGCAAAAACCGGAAAGCCAATCGTGCTGGTATTGAATGAAGGGCGTCCACGATTGATCAAGGACATCGAGCCATTGGTGGATGCGGTCGTGCAAACTTACCTTCCAGGCAACTTCGGAGGTGATGCTTTGGCGGATATACTATTTGGAAAAGTGAATCCAAGTGGTAAGCTTCCTTATACCTACCCTATGTATGCCAATACATTGGTGACTTATGATCACAAGCCATCCGAGGAGCAAAACAAAATGGAAGGCGTCTATGACTATGAATCTGATTTTGCCATCCAGTATCCATTTGGATTTGGTTTGAGCTACACAACATTCTCTTATCAAAACCTAAAGTTGAGTAAGGATGAATTAGGGGCAGATGAGGAATTCACAGTATCAATAGAGGTAAGCAACACCGGAGATGTAGAAGGCAAAGAAGTGGTGCAGTTATTTGTATCTGACCACTACGCTTCTATCACTCCAGATGTCAAGAGATTAAGAGGCTTTGAGAAAATAGCGCTCAAGCCAGGAGAAACCCAAACCGTCAGCTTCCAACTTAGCGGTAGAGATTTGGCCTTTGTGGCGAAAGACCTACAGTGGACAGTAGAAAAAGGCGGTTTTTCAGCAATGATTGGAGATCAAAAAGCTGACTTCAACATCACTGAAACCAAGGCATTTGGTCCAAAAGACCAAATATTGTAA
- a CDS encoding glycoside hydrolase family 16 protein, with amino-acid sequence MSTYFCIFTSFLILSCTACDSGESVQKKEKEYILPTITYSFSEEPVWADEFDYEGAPSSSKWGYDIGGSGWGNNELQYYTDDIKNASVANGLLTITAIKEEIEQNQYSSARLVTKDKGDWLYGRFEISAKLPEGVGTWPAIWMLPTDWAYGGWPQSGEIDIMEHVGYDQDVVHITVHTEAYNHSIGTQVGQSKRVAGVSTDFHTYRVDWTPEDIKGYIDDALVFNFPNEKEGYEKWPFNKRFHMLLNIAVGGNWGGAQGVDETIYPVSMEVDYVRVYELIETVEETE; translated from the coding sequence ATGAGCACTTATTTTTGTATTTTCACTTCATTCTTAATCCTATCATGTACGGCATGCGACTCTGGTGAGTCGGTACAGAAAAAGGAAAAGGAATACATCCTACCAACCATCACCTATTCTTTCTCAGAAGAACCCGTTTGGGCTGATGAATTTGACTATGAAGGAGCTCCCAGCTCATCAAAATGGGGTTATGACATTGGCGGTAGCGGCTGGGGCAACAATGAACTCCAGTACTATACCGACGACATCAAAAATGCCTCTGTAGCGAATGGACTATTGACCATTACTGCTATCAAAGAAGAAATTGAACAAAACCAATATAGTTCCGCCAGACTAGTCACCAAAGACAAAGGTGATTGGCTTTATGGCCGCTTCGAAATATCTGCCAAGCTACCAGAAGGTGTAGGTACCTGGCCAGCCATCTGGATGCTCCCTACAGACTGGGCCTACGGCGGATGGCCACAATCTGGCGAGATAGACATCATGGAACATGTTGGCTATGATCAGGATGTGGTTCACATCACTGTACATACTGAAGCTTATAACCATAGCATTGGCACACAGGTTGGCCAAAGCAAAAGAGTAGCTGGTGTCAGTACCGATTTCCATACCTATAGAGTAGACTGGACTCCAGAAGATATCAAAGGATATATAGATGATGCCCTGGTTTTCAACTTCCCTAATGAAAAAGAAGGTTATGAAAAATGGCCTTTCAACAAACGATTCCATATGCTGCTGAACATCGCAGTTGGAGGCAACTGGGGCGGTGCTCAGGGTGTGGACGAAACGATCTATCCAGTAAGTATGGAAGTAGACTATGTCAGGGTCTACGAATTGATAGAAACAGTAGAAGAAACCGAATAA
- a CDS encoding RagB/SusD family nutrient uptake outer membrane protein: MKKFNIKNILVVFALLMATSCDDFLEQEVPGKFSEQDFYATDDDALFAVTGVYDMMSAHYFGNWASLYVVKTMLSDESNAGGANDGDQQGYQNLDDFNIDSQNDKVQDVWRTLYYAIYRANKVINKIPGDSDLQRRLIGEAKALRAINYFELVTLWGPVPLVLDDVAPSDYGNVGRTPVADVYTQIEKDLEEAIAVLPEVDQYSALDRFRVSKGAAQAMLGKAHLFQEEWADAVTAFNAVITSGDYALENSVQVAFSPAGEFGQESLFELSYTNGESYDWGNFPWGEKPESNIHVQLMGPRADYYTMAPGDSLIGGWGFNLPTQKMYDAYTNAGDVNRRVVSMMSETELEAAGGNWSVDNAWDFEGYWQRKYGTFNNQTGGPVGELNYGTNWRLIRYADVLLMAAEANYRAGNEGAAQGFLNEVRTRPGTGLSAITPSGAALFDAIVLERQLELAFEGHRFVDLVRWGLDDQELGALGYNSASHSLLPIPLNDERSAGLEQNLNY; encoded by the coding sequence ATGAAGAAATTTAATATCAAAAACATATTGGTAGTCTTTGCTTTGCTGATGGCTACCTCATGCGACGACTTCCTGGAGCAGGAAGTACCAGGAAAGTTTTCTGAACAAGACTTTTATGCAACAGATGACGATGCGCTTTTCGCAGTGACAGGAGTTTACGACATGATGTCGGCTCACTACTTTGGCAACTGGGCCAGTCTTTATGTAGTCAAAACCATGCTTTCTGATGAAAGTAATGCAGGTGGTGCCAATGATGGTGACCAACAGGGGTATCAAAACCTGGATGACTTCAACATCGACTCGCAAAACGACAAAGTACAAGATGTATGGAGAACACTTTACTACGCGATTTACAGAGCCAATAAAGTGATCAACAAGATCCCTGGCGATTCTGACCTTCAGAGAAGATTGATTGGTGAGGCAAAAGCTCTGCGTGCCATCAACTATTTCGAACTAGTAACCCTATGGGGCCCTGTCCCATTGGTATTGGACGATGTAGCTCCTTCTGACTACGGCAATGTAGGTAGAACACCTGTAGCAGACGTTTACACACAGATAGAAAAAGATCTGGAAGAAGCCATTGCAGTATTACCGGAAGTAGACCAGTACAGCGCATTGGATAGATTCAGAGTATCCAAAGGTGCCGCTCAGGCTATGCTTGGCAAGGCGCATTTGTTTCAGGAAGAATGGGCTGACGCTGTAACTGCTTTCAATGCGGTAATCACATCTGGTGATTATGCCCTTGAAAACTCTGTACAAGTAGCCTTTTCTCCAGCAGGTGAGTTTGGTCAAGAGTCGCTTTTCGAACTGTCCTATACTAATGGTGAATCATACGATTGGGGTAACTTCCCTTGGGGAGAAAAACCTGAAAGTAACATCCATGTACAATTAATGGGACCAAGAGCGGACTATTATACTATGGCTCCTGGTGATTCTCTAATTGGAGGTTGGGGATTCAACCTGCCAACTCAAAAGATGTATGATGCATATACAAATGCAGGCGATGTAAACAGAAGAGTAGTTTCTATGATGTCTGAGACTGAACTAGAAGCTGCTGGTGGCAACTGGAGTGTAGACAATGCCTGGGATTTCGAAGGATACTGGCAAAGAAAGTATGGCACTTTCAATAACCAAACGGGAGGACCTGTAGGCGAGTTGAACTATGGTACCAATTGGAGATTGATCCGATATGCAGATGTATTATTGATGGCAGCTGAAGCCAATTATAGAGCAGGAAATGAAGGTGCAGCTCAAGGCTTCCTCAATGAAGTAAGAACCAGACCTGGAACAGGTTTATCCGCTATCACGCCATCTGGTGCAGCACTTTTTGATGCCATTGTACTTGAGAGACAATTAGAATTGGCATTCGAAGGTCACAGATTTGTAGATTTGGTACGATGGGGATTGGACGATCAGGAACTTGGAGCATTGGGGTATAACTCTGCTTCACACAGTTTGCTTCCTATTCCTCTCAACGATGAAAGATCGGCAGGCTTAGAACAGAACCTGAATTATTAA